A genomic window from Periweissella cryptocerci includes:
- the htpX gene encoding zinc metalloprotease HtpX, which produces MLFDQIAQNKRRTVYLLVGFTILMLLIGAAVGYYAVGSMEVGLIAAAVIGAIYAWIMIEQSTEIVMSMNHAREITDKNQAPQLWNVVEDMAMVANVPMPRVFIIDDPSPNAFATGNSPKNSAVAATTGILARLNREELEGVMAHEMSHVRNYDIRISTIALALTAAISLLVNIGSRFWMFGGNRKNDSKNEGGGQAQLIMMVVSIVLMVLGPIVATIVQLAISRNREYLADASAVELTRNPQGLISALKKISDSEPMQNADPNSAALYIEDPMKKKSMAHLFSTHPETTDRIARLEKM; this is translated from the coding sequence ATGTTATTCGATCAAATCGCGCAAAATAAACGGCGTACGGTCTATCTGTTAGTTGGCTTTACTATCTTGATGCTTTTGATTGGGGCAGCCGTTGGTTACTACGCCGTTGGTTCAATGGAAGTTGGGCTGATTGCTGCGGCTGTGATTGGTGCGATTTATGCATGGATTATGATTGAACAATCTACTGAAATTGTGATGAGCATGAACCACGCCCGAGAAATCACGGATAAGAATCAAGCACCCCAATTATGGAATGTGGTGGAGGACATGGCGATGGTTGCCAACGTGCCAATGCCACGGGTGTTTATCATTGATGATCCGAGTCCAAACGCATTTGCCACGGGTAACAGTCCGAAGAATTCGGCGGTTGCTGCAACTACTGGGATTTTAGCGCGCTTGAATCGTGAAGAACTTGAGGGCGTAATGGCGCATGAAATGTCGCACGTCCGTAATTATGATATTCGGATTTCAACGATTGCCCTCGCATTAACGGCAGCGATTTCATTACTAGTTAATATCGGTAGTCGCTTCTGGATGTTTGGTGGTAATCGTAAAAATGATAGTAAAAATGAAGGTGGCGGCCAAGCGCAATTAATTATGATGGTTGTGTCAATTGTCCTGATGGTTCTTGGACCAATCGTGGCGACCATCGTGCAATTAGCGATTTCGCGGAATCGTGAATATTTGGCTGATGCCAGTGCGGTTGAACTTACCCGGAATCCCCAAGGGTTGATAAGTGCGCTTAAAAAGATTTCTGATTCAGAACCGATGCAAAATGCTGATCCTAACTCGGCGGCACTTTACATCGAAGATCCAATGAAGAAAAAATCAATGGCGCACTTATTTTCAACACACCCAGAAACTACAGATAGAATTGCTCGCTTAGAAAAGATGTAA
- a CDS encoding xylulokinase has protein sequence MVDKQAIKQEITNGKTALGIELGSTRIKVVLVASDFSTIASGGFDWENKLEDGNWTYSLEDIWAGVQAAYAEVAQKVGDEYAELQSIGSMGFSGMMHGYMAFDDKGELLVPFRTWRNSSTWRAAKMLSKLFNFNIPQRFSISHLYQAILDQESHVKNVDFITTLGGYIHWKVTGEKILGVGDASGMFPIDSVTDQFDHKMLQKFRNLKAVQQYRWDIADVLPAIRLAGEEAGHLTAAGAALIDPTGNLQPGSIVAAPEGDAGTGMVATNSVKQRTANISAGTSAFAMVVLEKPLAQVYEVIDMVTTPDGSAVAMVHANNSSSDINAWAKLFGEFAKAIGTELTSTELYSALFNSVKESQPNAGELLSYGYYSGENITGMDEGRPLLVRTPTSEFSLGNLMRMNLYSAFGAMKIGLDILKEEEVTTDSVVAQGGIFKTPVIAQSILAAIMGAPVTVMANAGEGGPWAMAILSQFVTMRDADEKLADFLDNKVFKDVKRTTLEPDQNDVIGFAEFMKNYNEGLIIERAAIEHYPAK, from the coding sequence ATAGTGGACAAACAAGCGATTAAACAAGAAATAACTAATGGCAAAACCGCATTAGGAATTGAATTGGGTTCAACGCGGATTAAGGTTGTCTTAGTAGCATCTGATTTTTCAACAATTGCAAGCGGGGGCTTCGATTGGGAAAATAAGTTAGAAGATGGTAACTGGACGTATTCATTGGAAGATATCTGGGCAGGGGTACAGGCAGCATATGCCGAGGTCGCCCAAAAAGTTGGTGATGAGTATGCCGAATTACAATCAATTGGTTCAATGGGTTTTTCGGGAATGATGCATGGGTACATGGCATTTGATGACAAAGGTGAATTACTGGTACCATTTCGGACATGGCGGAATTCAAGTACGTGGCGAGCAGCTAAGATGCTTTCAAAACTATTTAATTTCAATATTCCACAACGCTTCAGTATTTCACACCTGTATCAAGCCATCTTGGATCAAGAATCACATGTTAAAAATGTTGATTTCATCACGACCCTAGGTGGTTATATTCACTGGAAAGTTACTGGTGAAAAAATTCTCGGTGTCGGGGATGCGTCAGGTATGTTCCCAATTGATTCAGTTACGGATCAATTTGATCATAAAATGTTACAGAAATTCCGTAATTTAAAAGCGGTACAACAATATCGATGGGATATTGCTGATGTCTTACCAGCAATTCGGTTGGCAGGTGAAGAAGCCGGACATTTAACAGCGGCTGGGGCAGCACTTATTGACCCAACCGGTAATCTCCAACCTGGTTCGATTGTTGCCGCCCCAGAAGGTGATGCCGGTACGGGAATGGTAGCAACTAATTCAGTTAAGCAACGAACAGCTAACATTTCAGCTGGAACGTCAGCGTTTGCGATGGTGGTGTTAGAAAAGCCGCTCGCCCAAGTTTATGAAGTCATCGATATGGTGACGACACCCGATGGTTCAGCTGTGGCAATGGTTCATGCCAATAATTCATCTTCCGATATTAATGCGTGGGCGAAGTTGTTTGGTGAATTTGCCAAAGCGATTGGAACGGAACTTACGTCAACTGAGTTATATAGTGCTTTGTTTAACTCAGTTAAGGAGTCCCAACCCAACGCGGGTGAATTATTAAGCTATGGGTATTACTCTGGAGAAAATATCACGGGAATGGATGAAGGACGCCCATTGTTAGTCCGGACACCCACTAGTGAGTTTTCATTGGGGAACTTAATGCGGATGAATCTGTACTCGGCCTTTGGTGCGATGAAGATTGGTTTAGATATTTTGAAAGAAGAAGAGGTTACGACTGATAGTGTAGTTGCCCAAGGTGGTATTTTTAAGACACCAGTGATTGCCCAATCGATTTTGGCCGCAATTATGGGGGCACCAGTGACAGTCATGGCTAACGCCGGTGAAGGTGGTCCTTGGGCCATGGCGATTCTGAGCCAGTTTGTGACGATGCGCGATGCCGATGAAAAGCTTGCTGATTTTTTGGATAACAAAGTTTTTAAGGATGTTAAACGGACAACCCTTGAACCTGATCAAAATGACGTGATTGGCTTTGCTGAGTTCATGAAGAATTATAACGAGGGACTCATTATTGAACGTGCAGCGATTGAACATTATCCTGCCAAGTAA
- a CDS encoding LemA family protein: MTLIIILIIVVVIALAWISIYNGLVKSRMHTKEAWSQIDVQLKRRNDLIPNLVETVKGYANFEQGTLEKVVGLRNQIAQAPAGNQNETMKLSDQMTSSIKGIFAVAESYPDLKANEQYKQLMEELTNTENKIAYSRQLFNTTTASYNAKLQTFPTNVLAGIHHFEPSEFLETPAEEKAVPKVSFGADGK; this comes from the coding sequence ATGACACTTATTATTATCTTGATCATTGTAGTAGTCATTGCACTTGCTTGGATTTCAATCTACAACGGTTTAGTAAAATCACGGATGCACACTAAGGAAGCGTGGAGCCAAATTGACGTGCAATTGAAGCGCCGAAATGACTTGATTCCTAACTTAGTTGAAACGGTTAAAGGTTACGCTAACTTTGAACAAGGAACATTAGAAAAAGTTGTTGGTTTACGCAATCAAATCGCGCAAGCACCAGCTGGTAACCAAAATGAAACGATGAAGTTGTCGGATCAAATGACTTCATCAATCAAAGGGATTTTTGCAGTTGCGGAATCATACCCTGATTTAAAGGCCAACGAACAATACAAGCAATTGATGGAAGAATTGACGAACACGGAAAACAAGATTGCGTACTCACGTCAACTCTTCAACACGACAACTGCCAGTTACAATGCTAAGTTGCAGACTTTCCCAACTAATGTACTTGCTGGTATTCACCACTTTGAACCAAGTGAATTCTTGGAAACGCCAGCGGAAGAAAAAGCGGTGCCCAAGGTTTCATTTGGAGCTGACGGCAAGTAG